Proteins from one Poecile atricapillus isolate bPoeAtr1 chromosome 14, bPoeAtr1.hap1, whole genome shotgun sequence genomic window:
- the EIF2AK1 gene encoding eukaryotic translation initiation factor 2-alpha kinase 1, giving the protein MTSLRRPLASGARRRPGRRAGGGRRGGGGGGGGNSERLRVTRGPAPPLCRGREPLEGARRPPARARGSRGLRAVPVPVRRGGDAPFPAADLRLARTPEPPTGGRAGPAGRSGGDPGARHVRGGRVAGLRAPVPAIEFPEESPEPRFDESDVPAELRVANGSQKFVKFTSTIQNQLLLVSLLEHLCHMYTHNPVHSRGLFRILRQTFTRTGLLSPFVFCDEFSTVRLQHNRAITELMKAANQQVLNGELDNGESLAIGEKEVLFEAQTSRYLNEFEEVARLGRGGYGKVYKVRNKLDGQFYAIKKIEIKKATRRDCMKVLREVKVLAGLQHPNIVGYHTAWMEQVQTVHPKGKAIMELQPLFLEHKNSNDRCHIQSVESGSSIIFADLTSQEKKPCDSTSLENVHRESVQNMDVRNDFTNSSSKEYVKPNKCELSIELQEDRVLTHIVNVNTLSTDVDNHSTQGTHSSLDQDASTESESCSESKSCSEGCSKNEVALCGEFEVEYHLMLHIQMQLCEISLWDWIADRNKRCNKSSEDPSSPYHLVDVCWTMKIFREVVEGVCYIHSMGVMHRDIKPRNIFLHGSDHQVKIGDFGLACKDLLWDDADQWFQTERINGLTHTSGVGTCLYASPEQLQGSHYDFKSDMYSMGVILLELFQPFGTEMERTEVLTHLRTGQIPHTFYKKWPTQAKYVKLLTSPRATERPTAAQLRDSELFHTTDQVISNLQQKVRQQEEEIEKLRETIRLLSEEQDEQTRLGSPV; this is encoded by the exons ATGACGTCCCTCCGCCGGCCTCTTGCATCCGGGGCCCGGCGCCGGCCGGGCaggcgggcgggcggggggaggagaggaggcggcggcggcggcggggggaaCAGCGAGCGCCTCCGGGTCACACGGGGACCGGCACCGCCCCTGTGCCGCGGCCGGGAGCCGCTAGAGGGGGCTCGGCGACCCCCGGCCCGGGCGCGGGGCTCACGCGGGCTGCGGGCGGTGCCGGTCCCCGTGCGGAGGGGAGGGGACGCCCCGTTCCCCGCCGCAGACCTTCG CCTGGCCCGGACCCCGGAGCCGCCCACGGGGGGCCGGGCGGGCCCCGCCGGCCGCAGCGGAGGGGACCCCGGTGCCCGACATGTGAGGGGCGGGAGGGTTGCGGGCCTGCGGGCTCCGGTGCCCGCCATCGAGTTCCCTGAGGAGAGCCCGGAGCCGCGCTTTGACG AATCGGATGTGCCGGCGGAGCTGCGAGTTGCAAACGGGTCGCAAAAATTTGTGAAGTTCACTTCGACAATCCAGAACCAGCTGCTGCTTGTGTCActgctggagcacctctgccacatgtacacacacaaCCCCGTTCACTCCAGGGGTTTGTTCCGAA TTCTTCGTCAGACTTTCACAAGAACAGGATTACTCTCCCCTTTTGTCTTTTGTGATGAATTTAGTACTGTAAGACTGCAACACAACAGAGCCATTACTGAACTGATGAAAGCAGCTAATCAACAAGTACTTAATGGG GAACTTGATAATGGAGAGTCTCTTGCGATTGG ggaaaaagaagttctctttgAGGCACAGACTTCGAGATACTTGAATGAATTTGAAGAGGTTGCAAGGCTAGGAAGAGGAGGATATGGCAAAGTATACAAG GTCAGAAACAAATTAGATGGTCAGTTCtatgctattaaaaaaattgaaattaagaAGGCTACAAGAAGAGATTGCATGAAG GTGCTCCGAGAAGTCAAAgtgctggctgggctgcagcatccCAATATTGTAGGCTATCACACTGCTTGGATGGAACAAGTTCAAACAGTACATCCAAA AGGTAAAGCAATAATGGAGCTGCAGCCATTATTTTTGGAGCATAAGAATAGCAA TGATCGCTGTCACATCCAGAGTGTAGAAAGTGGTAGTTCAATTATCTTTGCTGACCTTACCTCACAAGAAAAGAAGCCCTGTGACAGTACCAGTCTTGAAAATGTGCACAGAGAATCTGTGCAGAATATGGATGTACGGAATGACTTTACAAACAGCAGTAGCAAAGAGTATGTGAAACCAAATAAATGTGAATTATCCATAGAACTACAAGAAGACCGTGTGTTAACACATATTGTTAATGTTAACACCTTATCAACTGATGTAGACAATCATTCAACACAGGGAACTCATTCCAGTCTGGATCAAGATGCTAGCACTGAAAGTGAATCCTGCTCTGAGAGCAAGTCCTGCTCTGAAGGATGCTCCAAAAATGAGGTAGCACTCTGTGGAGAGTTTGAG GTGGAGTATCATCTGATGCTTCATATACAAATGCAGTTGTGTGAAATATCCTTGTGGGATTGGATTGCTGACCGTAATAAAAGATGCAACAAGAGTTCAGAGGACCCCTCTA gTCCATACCATCTTGTGGATGTTTGCTGGACAATGAAGATTTTCCGGGAGGTGGTAGAAGGGGTTTGCTATATCCATAGCATGGGAGTGATGCATCGAGACATTAAA CCTAGAAATATCTTTCTACATGGATCAGATCATCAGGTAAAAATAGGTGACTTTGGATTAGCCTGCAAAGACCTTCTTTGGGATGATGCAGACCAGTGGTTTCAGACAGAAAGGATAAATG GACTGACACATACTTCAGGAGTGGGGACCTGCCTCTATGCCTCACCAGAACAACTGCAGGGATCTCACTATGATTTCAAG TCAGACATGTACAGCATGGGTGTTATCCTGCTAGAACTCTTCCAGCCATTTggaacagaaatggaaagaacAGAAGTTCTTACACATTTAAGGACTGGCCAAATTCCTCACACGTTCTACAAGAAATGGCCTACTCAGGCCAAGTATGTGAAACTCCTCACCAGTCCCAGAGCTACAGAACGCCCAACAGCGGCTCAGCTTCGGGACAGTGAA